In Onychostoma macrolepis isolate SWU-2019 chromosome 04, ASM1243209v1, whole genome shotgun sequence, one DNA window encodes the following:
- the LOC131538471 gene encoding LOW QUALITY PROTEIN: C-type lectin domain family 12 member B-like (The sequence of the model RefSeq protein was modified relative to this genomic sequence to represent the inferred CDS: deleted 1 base in 1 codon) gives MNKGSIMDSDDRIERTVDIYIGAEAVRDMKQKKDTEDFNTTTTRTPQHTGSDGVKIRSCRAAVVCLVLLCVLLLTAVIVLCVTFTQERQQILTKITNLTEEREQLLTNNTNLTEERKQLLTNNMNLTEERDRLKSEKSELQKFSAGVCQFFSLNGGWKCHQSSLYFISSEKKSWTESRKNCTDRRADLIIINNTEEQVCVCVCVCVCVCV, from the exons ATGAATAAAGGTTCAATAATGGACTCAGATGACCGAATAGAAAGGACTGTTGATATCTACATCGGCGCAGAGGCTGTAAGAGACAtgaaacaaaagaaagacacaGAGGACTTCAACACAACAACAACCCGAACACCTCAACACACAG GAAGTGATGGTGTGAAGATCAGGAGCTGCAGAGCAGCTGTGGTGTGTTTGGTGCTGCTGTGTGTTCTTCTGCTGACTGCAGTCATAGTGTTGTGTGTCACCTTCACTCAAGAGAGACAACAGATATTAACTAAGATCACCAACCTCACAGAGGAAAGAGAACAACTACTAACTAACAACACAAACCTAACAGAAGAGAGAAAGCAGCTACTTACTAACAACATGAACCTCACAGAAGAGAGAGACCGGTTGAAATCAGAAAAAAGTGAACTTCAGAAGTTTTCTGCTGGTGTTTGCCAGTTCTTCAGTCTAAATG GTGGATGGAAGTGCCATCAATCCAGTCTTTACTTCATTTCCTCTGAGAAGAAGAGCTGGACTGAGAgcaga aaaaactgtacagACAGAAGAGCAGATCTGATCATCATAAACAACACAGAggaacaagtgtgtgtgtgtgtgtgtgtgtgtgtgtgtgtgtgtgtgtaa